The following coding sequences lie in one Monomorium pharaonis isolate MP-MQ-018 chromosome 1, ASM1337386v2, whole genome shotgun sequence genomic window:
- the LOC105829242 gene encoding probable maleylacetoacetate isomerase 2 isoform X3, with protein sequence MSAMGKSSCSWRVRIALHLKEIPYDIKSVSLVKNGGEQHSSEFCKINPMERVPALHIDNHTLIESLNILQYLEETRPNRPLMPADPVKRARVREICEVIASGIQPLQNIGVLFYVGEERKLEWAQHWITKGFTAVEKLLSSSAGKYCVDDEITLADCCLMPQIYNARRYHVDLRPFPTILRVARHLEQHPAFIATHPNTQPDCPSEAIK encoded by the exons AGTTCCTGTTCTTGGAGAGTAAGAATTG CGTTGCATCTGAAAGAGATACCATATGACATAAAGTCTGTTAGTCTGGTGAAAAATGGTGGAGAACAACATTCCAGTGAATTTTGCAAGATTAATCCAATGGAGCGAGTCCCTGCGCTCCATATCGACAATCATACTCTGATAGAGTCT ctAAATATTCTACAATACTTGGAGGAGACTAGGCCAAATCGCCCATTGATGCCAGCAGATCCTGTCAAGAGAGCTAGAGTGAGGGAGATTTGCGAAGTAATTGCTAGTGGTATACAGCCGTTGCAAAATATTGGTGTACTATTCTATGTCGGAGAGGAACGTAAATTGGAATGGGCACAGCATTGGATCACTAAAGGGTTTACAG CTGTGGAAAAGTTGTTATCGTCGAGTGCGGGCAAATACTGTGTTGACGACGAGATTACACTGGCAGATTGTTGTCTAATGCCACAAATATACAACGCACGAAGATATCATGTTGATTTGAGACCTTTTCCTACGATTTTAAGAGTGGCCCGTCATTTGGAACAACATCCGGCCTTTATTGCGACTCACCCCAACACTCAGCCCGACTGTCCGTCTGAAGCGATCAAATAG
- the LOC105829242 gene encoding probable maleylacetoacetate isomerase 2 isoform X2: MSAMGKPVLYSFWQSSCSWRVRIALHLKEIPYDIKSVSLVKNGGEQHSSEFCKINPMERVPALHIDNHTLIESLNILQYLEETRPNRPLMPADPVKRARVREICEVIASGIQPLQNIGVLFYVGEERKLEWAQHWITKGFTAVEKLLSSSAGKYCVDDEITLADCCLMPQIYNARRYHVDLRPFPTILRVARHLEQHPAFIATHPNTQPDCPSEAIK; this comes from the exons CCAGTACTTTACTCCTTTTGGCAGAGTTCCTGTTCTTGGAGAGTAAGAATTG CGTTGCATCTGAAAGAGATACCATATGACATAAAGTCTGTTAGTCTGGTGAAAAATGGTGGAGAACAACATTCCAGTGAATTTTGCAAGATTAATCCAATGGAGCGAGTCCCTGCGCTCCATATCGACAATCATACTCTGATAGAGTCT ctAAATATTCTACAATACTTGGAGGAGACTAGGCCAAATCGCCCATTGATGCCAGCAGATCCTGTCAAGAGAGCTAGAGTGAGGGAGATTTGCGAAGTAATTGCTAGTGGTATACAGCCGTTGCAAAATATTGGTGTACTATTCTATGTCGGAGAGGAACGTAAATTGGAATGGGCACAGCATTGGATCACTAAAGGGTTTACAG CTGTGGAAAAGTTGTTATCGTCGAGTGCGGGCAAATACTGTGTTGACGACGAGATTACACTGGCAGATTGTTGTCTAATGCCACAAATATACAACGCACGAAGATATCATGTTGATTTGAGACCTTTTCCTACGATTTTAAGAGTGGCCCGTCATTTGGAACAACATCCGGCCTTTATTGCGACTCACCCCAACACTCAGCCCGACTGTCCGTCTGAAGCGATCAAATAG